A single Calidifontibacter indicus DNA region contains:
- a CDS encoding MscL family protein yields MSGFKKFLLQGNVVELAVAVVIAGVFGEVVKAFVTIIMDLIGKAGGTPNFSGYTPGGVHVGAFLTALVAFIIVAAIVYFGVVKPYEAFKARFVKPEEENATELSVLTEIRDALRAGR; encoded by the coding sequence ATGAGCGGCTTCAAGAAATTCCTCCTGCAGGGCAACGTCGTCGAGCTCGCTGTTGCGGTTGTCATCGCGGGCGTTTTCGGCGAGGTCGTCAAGGCATTCGTCACGATCATCATGGACCTCATCGGTAAGGCCGGAGGCACCCCGAACTTCTCCGGCTACACGCCGGGTGGCGTCCACGTCGGCGCATTCCTGACCGCGCTCGTTGCGTTCATCATCGTCGCCGCGATCGTCTACTTCGGTGTTGTGAAGCCGTACGAGGCCTTCAAGGCTCGCTTCGTCAAGCCGGAGGAGGAGAACGCCACCGAGCTCAGCGTTCTCACCGAGATCCGCGACGCGCTGCGCGCCGGTCGCTGA
- a CDS encoding SAF domain-containing protein produces the protein MTGARRGGSARFEALRGPGRQARWQRARLRRIAAAALVAVAVCAAWGLLRPAPEATVAVTVAARPIAAGAKISAADLRTAQWPSSVAVPGVLPLSTAAGRTATAAIAAGEPVTQSRATRSTWGVLRADEQAFTIPLADPALAGLLSPGDLLDLYDPGDHRVVVSAARVVMSTTPKVEPMGGSATADVMVVVAVPRRNSAELAGSLATAATLGTGLVAAARPRG, from the coding sequence GGCGCGCGGCGCGGCGGGTCGGCGCGCTTCGAGGCGTTGCGCGGCCCCGGCCGGCAGGCCCGGTGGCAGCGGGCCAGGCTGCGCCGCATCGCCGCCGCCGCGCTGGTCGCCGTCGCGGTGTGCGCGGCGTGGGGGCTGCTGCGTCCGGCACCGGAAGCGACGGTGGCCGTCACCGTGGCAGCCCGCCCGATCGCGGCCGGCGCCAAGATCTCGGCGGCCGACCTGCGCACCGCGCAGTGGCCGTCGAGCGTCGCTGTTCCCGGCGTGCTGCCGCTCTCGACCGCGGCGGGACGCACCGCGACCGCCGCCATCGCGGCCGGCGAACCGGTCACCCAGTCACGGGCGACCCGCTCCACCTGGGGTGTGCTGCGCGCCGACGAGCAGGCCTTCACGATCCCGCTCGCCGATCCGGCGCTGGCGGGATTGCTCTCCCCCGGTGACCTGCTCGATCTGTACGACCCGGGCGATCACCGGGTGGTGGTGAGTGCGGCTCGTGTCGTGATGTCCACCACCCCAAAGGTTGAACCAATGGGCGGCTCCGCGACGGCCGACGTGATGGTCGTGGTCGCCGTTCCGCGCCGCAATTCCGCGGAATTGGCGGGTTCGCTCGCCACGGCGGCGACGCTCGGCACCGGATTGGTGGCCGCCGCGCGTCCCCGCGGCTAG